CGAAGTCCCAAAGCTCAAGTACCGCAACGATGGAGCATGAAATGGCGACTGGTACGGTCAAATGGTTCAGCACCGAAAAGCGTTTCGGGTTCATTGCCCCCGACGACGGTTCAGATGAGGTCTTCGCCCACTACTCGGCGATCGTCAGCGGCGGGTACCACTCCTTGGAAGGGAACCAGCGTGTCCAGTTCGATGTTGTGCAGGGCTCCAAGGGACCCCAGGCGGAAAATATTCGTCCTGTGGGGTGGCCGCGATAGCCAAGCTGCTCCGTCCTTCCGGAGCTTCACTCAGTGCTGCCGGTGGTAGCTTGCGGTTATGGTGAATGCCCTCGCTTGGTTCTCACAGTCCGGCATCGTGCAGGGCTTACTTCTCGGTGGGGTGCTTGCGTTCTTGACGGCGATCGTCGTGATGAATGCCGTGGGCAGGGCCATCACGACGACGGTCAACGGCTGGAGTGCCATCCCCAGGTGT
This genomic stretch from Micrococcaceae bacterium Sec5.1 harbors:
- a CDS encoding cold-shock protein produces the protein MATGTVKWFSTEKRFGFIAPDDGSDEVFAHYSAIVSGGYHSLEGNQRVQFDVVQGSKGPQAENIRPVGWPR